The Triticum aestivum cultivar Chinese Spring chromosome 3A, IWGSC CS RefSeq v2.1, whole genome shotgun sequence genome includes a region encoding these proteins:
- the LOC123063114 gene encoding exocyst complex component EXO70B1 produces the protein MAAAPPDGQEKVIAAAQQIVKSLANSKNAADDMIRILSGFDNRFSLMSDLFPAAGAPDAAAGSEPLPEGDYAREGLPGPGGGDGFGDDDDLEDERDAAVEDALRLVEQWDSPAAGDRLVFESPEDAEEYLAAAACLMGEAGPRVEAALQVAMARLEEEFRQLLIRGTASLAAEDLHASLLRRLSLTVPTFHSASSVDLDCPSFASHADEGDESASAARWSSASDGEISPYLISPDTVSTLKDIADVMLRAGYGPELCQVYSEVRRDTLMECLAVLGVDKMSLEEVQRVEWGVLDGKMKKWIQALRVVVQGLLAEERRICGQILAADADAEEECFTEAAKGCVLQLLNFGDAIAIGKRSSEKLFRILGMYEALAELLPELEALFSGDARDFIKEEAEGILVRLGDAVRGTVAEFANAIRGETSRRSLPGGEIHPLTRYVMNYVRLLADYSRWLNHLLDGCETELENGGDNADMTPLGHCLLILITHLLDKIEDKAKLYDDEALQNIFLMNNLWYVVQKIKDSELKSLLGDNWIRKRRGQIRRYSTGYLRSSWTRVLACLRDDGLPQTTGSSSALKAALKERFKSFNLAYEELYRTQTAWKVVDPQLREELKISISEKVLPAYRSFVGRFRGQLEGGRNFAKYIKYNPEDVENQVSDFFEGKKLNA, from the coding sequence ATGGCGGCGGCGCCGCCCGACGGGCAGGAGAAGGTGATCGCGGCGGCGCAGCAGATCGTCAAGTCGCTCGCCAACTCCAAGAACGCCGCGGACGACATGATCCGCATCCTCTCCGGCTTCGACAACCGCTTCTCCCTCATGTCCGACCTcttcccggccgccggcgcccccgACGCCGCGGCCGGCTCCGAGCCCCTCCCGGAGGGGGATTACGCGCGGGAGGGGCTTCCCGgccccggcggcggcgacggcttcgGCGACGACGACGACCTGGAGGACGAGAGGGACGCGGCGGTGGAGGACGCGCTGCGGCTGGTGGAGCAGTGGGACTCCCCCGCGGCCGGCGACCGGCTGGTCTTCGAGTCGCCCGAGGACGCCGAGGagtacctcgccgccgccgcctgcctcatGGGCGAGGCCGGCCCGCGCGTCGAGGCGGCGCTGCAGGTCGCCATGGCGCGCCTCGAGGAGGAGTTCCGCCAGCTGCTCATCCGCGGgaccgcctcgctcgccgccgaggACCTGCACGCGTCCCTCCTCCGCCGCCTGTCGCTCACGGTGCCCACCTTCCACTCCGCCTCCTCCGTCGACCTCGACTGCCCCTCCTTCGCCAGCCACGCCGACGAGGGCGACGAGTCCGCTTCCGCGGCCAGATGGAGCTCCGCCTCCGACGGCGAGATCTCGCCCTACCTCATTTCCCCCGACACCGTCAGCACCCTCAAGGACATCGCGGACGTCATGCTGCGCGCCGGCTATGGGCCGGAGCTCTGCCAGGTCTACAGCGAGGTGCGCCGGGACACGCTCATGGAGTGCCTCGCCGTGCTTGGGGTCGACAAGATGAGCCTGGAGGAGGTGCAGCGCGTGGAGTGGGGCGTCCTCGATGGCAAGATGAAGAAGTGGATCCAGGCTCTCAGGGTCGTCGTCCAGGGCCTTCTCGCCGAGGAGCGCCGCATCTGTGGCCAGATCCTTGCGGCCGATGCAGATGCCGAGGAGGAGTGCTTTACTGAGGCGGCCAAGGGGTGTGTCCTGCAGCTGCTCAACTTCGGTGATGCCATTGCGATTGGCAAGAGGTCGTCCGAGAAGCTGTTCCGCATTCTTGGTATGTACGAGGCGCTAGCTGAGTTGCTGCCAGAGCTCGAGGCCTTGTTCTCAGGCGATGCAAGGGATTTCATCAAGGAAGAGGCGGAGGGGATACTGGTCAGGCTAGGGGATGCGGTGCGTGGCACGGTCGCTGAGTTTGCCAATGCGATACGTGGGGAGACTTCTCGCAGATCACTGCCAGGGGGCGAGATCCACCCGCTTACGCGTTATGTCATGAATTATGTGCGACTGCTTGCAGACTACAGCCGCTGGCTGAATCATCTTCTTGATGGTTGCGAGACTGAGCTGGAAAATGGGGGTGACAATGCGGATATGACTCCACTGGGTCACTGTCTGCTCATACTGATCACACATCTATTGGACAAGATTGAGGATAAAGCGAAGCTGTATGATGATGAGGCACTGCAGAACATATTTTTGATGAACAATCTGTGGTATGTTGTGCAGAAGATCAAGGATTCAGAGCTTAAGAGTTTGCTTGGGGATAACTGGATCCGTAAGCGCCGTGGTCAGATAAGGAGGTACTCCACAGGGTACCTCCGATCCTCATGGACCAGGGTATTAGCTTGCCTGAGGGACGATGGGTTGCCACAGACAACAGGTTCATCGAGTGCACTCAAGGCTGCTCTGAAGGAAAGGTTCAAGAGCTTCAACTTGGCTTACGAGGAGTTATACAGGACACAGACAGCATGGAAGGTTGTGGATCCTCAGTTAAGAGAAGAGTTGAAGATTTCCATCTCGGAGAAGGTCCTTCCAGCATACCGTTCGTTTGTTGGAAGGTTCCGAGGGCAGCTGGAGGGGGGAAGGAATTTCGCAAAGTATATAAAGTACAACCCTGAGGATGTGGAGAACCAGGTCTCAGATTTCTTTGAAGGGAAAAAATTGAATGCTTGA